One window of the Natrinema sp. CBA1119 genome contains the following:
- a CDS encoding universal stress protein, protein MSTRILVPTDGSDSATAALEHVLDVAADREATVHLLNVADTNQPSLTRLGDDIVDVLEGEGNDIVSDAAAMAEDRGVSVVTTVVQGDPREAIVQHATADEFDLVAMGAHGRRGLGEYVLGSVTDHVVNRSAVPVLTVRAADEVSPTFPYTDVLVPTDGSDHATAALELASTVAERHGAKLHLLSVVDELPEVIDAGSADLPEQLEDNVQGVLDDAASAATQAGVDDVTTTIAAGSVPREVTTYGDEAGVDLIVMGTHGHTGLDRHLLGSFTERVIRTSPVPVLTTQAHDDA, encoded by the coding sequence ATGTCCACTCGTATCCTCGTCCCGACCGACGGGAGCGATTCCGCGACGGCCGCCCTCGAGCACGTACTCGACGTCGCGGCCGATCGGGAGGCGACCGTTCACCTGCTCAACGTTGCCGACACGAACCAGCCGAGCCTCACGCGCCTCGGCGACGACATCGTCGACGTACTCGAGGGAGAGGGAAACGACATCGTTTCCGACGCCGCGGCGATGGCCGAGGACCGCGGCGTATCCGTGGTGACAACCGTCGTTCAGGGCGATCCGCGAGAAGCGATCGTCCAGCACGCCACCGCCGACGAGTTCGATCTCGTCGCGATGGGGGCCCACGGACGGCGCGGGCTGGGGGAGTACGTCCTCGGGAGCGTCACGGATCACGTCGTGAACAGAAGCGCCGTTCCGGTGTTGACCGTCCGCGCCGCCGACGAGGTGTCGCCGACGTTCCCCTACACGGACGTCCTCGTTCCGACCGACGGGAGTGACCACGCGACGGCGGCGCTCGAACTGGCGTCGACGGTCGCCGAGCGACACGGCGCGAAGCTCCACCTGCTGTCCGTCGTCGACGAACTTCCGGAGGTGATCGACGCGGGCTCGGCAGACCTTCCCGAGCAGCTCGAGGACAACGTCCAGGGGGTCCTGGACGACGCGGCGTCGGCCGCCACGCAAGCGGGCGTCGACGACGTCACGACCACTATCGCCGCGGGGTCGGTGCCCCGGGAGGTCACGACCTACGGCGACGAGGCAGGGGTCGACCTCATCGTGATGGGAACGCACGGCCACACCGGTCTCGACCGGCACCTGCTCGGGAGCTTCACCGAGCGCGTGATCCGTACCTCGCCGGTTCCCGTCCTCACCACGCAGGCCCACGATGACGCGTGA
- a CDS encoding HalOD1 output domain-containing protein, producing the protein MTEMSSRSPSTAIGDHYSVQYDRLDDEPLSVAVADAVATFKNEDVTELEPLHYSINADALERLFEPRADGLRSGGSVTFEYSDCLVTVTGDGEIRIDSS; encoded by the coding sequence ATGACCGAGATGAGTTCACGATCACCGTCGACCGCGATTGGGGATCACTATTCCGTGCAATACGATAGACTCGACGACGAACCGCTCAGCGTTGCCGTCGCGGACGCCGTCGCAACATTCAAGAATGAAGACGTGACCGAACTCGAACCACTCCATTACTCGATCAACGCCGACGCGCTCGAGCGGCTGTTCGAACCCCGTGCGGACGGGCTCCGTTCCGGCGGCTCGGTAACGTTCGAGTACAGCGATTGCCTGGTGACCGTCACCGGTGACGGCGAGATTCGCATCGACTCCAGCTAG
- a CDS encoding PAS domain S-box protein — protein sequence MVRSLEEPEMTPVRALSVGSSEWIRTATAGLADEAVALAESVPNASDLSDDRLETVDCVLTDDRDVLAAVDGSCPVVYAVDPAANESIDRLRDEGATEIVAKTTIQEPPLLTHRLRRTVEFTAMERSADHRVELYRTLLDQSSDLLIVLDEEGVVTDVSPAVERVGGFTADEMSGTNMLDYTHPDDTQRVRDEFDTVCEGELGTRRTVEYTCKHADDRWYVHEAVLTNRLEDGTVDGIIASIRDITEFHRMERELSESFKRVTDSFYALDADWRFTYVNDRALEVLEMERSDLVGQRILDVFPKMKGTPFQSAALEAMETQESRTVEAYLGSYDAWIEARIYPSPSGISVYWRDVSERVERKRDLSERTERLQALVENVPVVLFVLDDDGTFTLSEGQGLANLGFESEEVIGRSFFDLLEDYPEVRADVRDALDGVAVNTRRRIGDRIFETSLRPIADDGTVDRVIGVANDITERVQYQEALNGLHEATSHLLTVDSKEDACEYIVDIATDVLDLETVVYRFDEETNELLPAAYSPAIESTFGSPHPLQPDAGDPWQAFVAGEPTVHDDGAARIVRDEAPDVRSGLSVPLGEHGVLVALSTEPDAYTDETVELAELFATTAEAALDRIGRSRRLRERERELKKQNRHLERLNAANEVRQEVEQLLLMADSRSEIERGVPECLAELESCSLAWFGEPDPSGNSLEPRYHAGFERGYLDAVPITTVDDSAAEPAGRAARTRSPVHVENVAASVHDGEWRGEALSRNFQSAYAIPLIYDGFCYGVLSIYGEQRGAFDETLRSTLAELGETIAYAIDAVKRKNALFGDGHTEVELEVAADATLCRLAEFLGEPVTYEGATARADGAQFVFAAVEEPVDDSLAAAEYTAIEGISEITTIADHEDETLLQLRVTDSFLGSITDTHGARLCEFVADASGGRAIVDVPDAVEIRDVLSGISRSGPSVSMVARREGATDDRSTVSAPARSALLETFTDRQREVVQTAYHGGFFEWPRRANGEEIAGSLDISSPAFHKHVRSAERKLFAALFEGAAASEVN from the coding sequence ATGGTTCGAAGTCTCGAGGAGCCCGAGATGACGCCGGTCCGCGCCCTTTCCGTCGGCTCGTCCGAGTGGATCCGGACGGCGACGGCGGGGCTCGCGGACGAAGCGGTGGCACTCGCGGAATCCGTTCCGAACGCGTCCGACCTCTCGGACGACCGGCTCGAGACGGTCGATTGCGTCCTGACCGACGACCGAGACGTCCTCGCGGCCGTTGACGGCTCGTGTCCGGTCGTTTACGCGGTCGATCCGGCCGCGAACGAGTCGATCGACCGCCTCCGGGACGAGGGTGCGACCGAAATCGTCGCCAAGACGACCATCCAGGAACCGCCGTTGCTGACCCATCGGCTCCGGCGGACGGTCGAGTTCACAGCGATGGAGCGATCGGCCGACCACCGAGTAGAGTTGTATCGGACGTTGCTCGATCAGTCGTCGGATCTGTTGATAGTCCTCGACGAGGAGGGAGTGGTCACCGACGTGAGTCCGGCGGTCGAACGCGTCGGAGGGTTCACCGCGGACGAAATGTCCGGGACGAACATGCTCGACTACACCCACCCCGACGATACGCAGCGGGTCCGAGACGAGTTCGACACGGTTTGCGAGGGCGAACTCGGGACCAGGCGAACCGTCGAGTACACCTGCAAACACGCGGACGATCGCTGGTACGTCCACGAGGCCGTTCTCACGAACCGACTCGAGGACGGCACCGTCGACGGCATCATCGCGTCGATTCGTGACATCACGGAGTTCCACCGCATGGAACGGGAGTTGAGCGAGTCGTTCAAACGCGTCACCGACTCGTTCTACGCCCTCGACGCGGACTGGCGGTTCACCTACGTCAACGATCGCGCGCTCGAGGTGCTCGAGATGGAGCGATCCGATCTGGTCGGTCAACGTATCCTCGATGTCTTCCCGAAAATGAAAGGGACCCCGTTCCAGTCCGCCGCCCTCGAGGCGATGGAAACACAGGAGTCGCGGACGGTCGAAGCCTACCTGGGGTCCTACGACGCGTGGATCGAGGCCCGGATTTACCCATCCCCGTCCGGAATCTCCGTCTACTGGCGGGACGTGAGCGAGCGCGTCGAGCGCAAACGGGATCTCTCCGAGCGGACGGAGCGATTGCAGGCGCTGGTCGAGAACGTTCCCGTCGTGTTGTTCGTTCTCGACGACGACGGGACCTTCACGCTCTCGGAAGGCCAGGGGCTCGCGAACCTCGGCTTCGAATCCGAGGAGGTCATCGGCCGATCGTTCTTCGACCTGCTCGAGGACTATCCCGAGGTTCGCGCCGACGTGAGGGACGCACTCGATGGGGTGGCAGTCAACACGCGGAGACGGATCGGAGACCGTATTTTCGAGACATCCCTCCGACCGATCGCGGACGACGGTACCGTCGATCGCGTCATCGGCGTCGCTAACGATATCACCGAACGGGTCCAGTATCAGGAGGCGCTCAACGGGCTCCACGAGGCGACCAGTCACCTGTTGACGGTCGACTCGAAGGAGGACGCGTGCGAGTACATCGTCGACATCGCGACCGACGTGCTCGACCTCGAAACCGTCGTCTACCGTTTCGACGAGGAGACGAACGAACTGCTGCCCGCGGCGTACTCGCCGGCCATCGAGTCGACGTTCGGTTCGCCACACCCGCTCCAGCCCGACGCCGGTGATCCGTGGCAGGCGTTCGTCGCCGGCGAACCGACGGTCCACGACGACGGAGCGGCCCGGATCGTCCGCGATGAGGCGCCGGACGTTCGAAGCGGTCTCTCCGTTCCGCTCGGCGAACACGGGGTTCTCGTCGCACTGTCGACCGAACCCGACGCATACACTGACGAGACCGTCGAACTCGCCGAACTGTTCGCGACGACGGCGGAAGCCGCCCTCGACCGGATCGGGCGGAGCCGCCGGCTCCGCGAACGCGAACGCGAACTCAAGAAACAGAACCGTCACCTCGAGCGGCTCAACGCGGCCAACGAGGTGCGTCAAGAGGTCGAACAGCTCCTTTTGATGGCAGACTCCCGGAGTGAGATCGAACGCGGGGTCCCCGAGTGTCTGGCCGAACTCGAGTCGTGTTCGCTGGCCTGGTTCGGCGAACCCGACCCGAGCGGGAACAGCCTCGAGCCGCGATACCACGCTGGGTTCGAACGGGGGTATCTCGACGCGGTACCGATAACGACGGTGGACGACTCGGCCGCCGAACCGGCCGGTCGGGCGGCTCGAACGCGGAGCCCGGTTCACGTCGAAAACGTCGCCGCGTCGGTTCACGATGGCGAGTGGCGGGGTGAGGCGCTCTCGCGAAACTTCCAGTCCGCGTACGCGATCCCGCTGATCTACGACGGGTTTTGCTACGGTGTCCTCTCGATCTACGGGGAGCAACGGGGCGCGTTCGACGAGACGCTGCGGTCGACGCTCGCGGAACTCGGCGAGACGATCGCGTACGCGATCGACGCCGTCAAACGGAAGAACGCGCTGTTCGGTGACGGTCACACCGAAGTGGAACTCGAGGTTGCGGCGGACGCGACGCTGTGTCGGCTGGCCGAGTTCCTCGGCGAACCCGTGACGTACGAGGGTGCGACGGCGCGAGCCGACGGCGCCCAGTTCGTGTTCGCGGCCGTCGAGGAGCCGGTTGACGACTCGCTCGCGGCTGCCGAATACACTGCTATCGAAGGGATCAGCGAGATCACTACGATCGCCGACCACGAGGACGAGACGTTGCTCCAGCTCCGGGTCACCGATTCCTTCCTGGGTTCGATCACCGATACCCACGGTGCACGGTTGTGTGAGTTCGTGGCCGACGCGTCGGGCGGCCGCGCGATCGTCGACGTGCCGGACGCCGTCGAAATTCGCGACGTGTTGTCCGGTATCAGCCGAAGCGGGCCCTCGGTGTCGATGGTGGCCCGACGCGAGGGGGCGACCGACGATCGATCGACGGTCAGCGCGCCAGCGCGGAGCGCGCTTCTCGAGACGTTCACCGACCGCCAACGAGAGGTGGTCCAGACGGCCTATCACGGCGGCTTCTTCGAGTGGCCCCGCCGTGCGAACGGTGAGGAGATCGCCGGCTCGCTGGACATCTCCTCGCCCGCCTTTCACAAGCACGTTCGATCCGCCGAACGAAAGCTGTTCGCGGCCCTGTTCGAGGGGGCGGCCGCTTCGGAGGTTAATTGA
- a CDS encoding site-specific DNA-methyltransferase encodes METTHRVFAGDSRDLSRVADESVELVVTSPPYPMIEMWDDLFTGLDPAIGDALDDGDGQAAFDGMHDQLEAVWDELERVLVDGGIACINVGDATRSVDGSFRVYPNHARVLAAFEKRGFDPLPDVLWRKPANSAAKFMGSGMIPPNAYVTLEHEYILVFRKGDQRRAFEPGADRRYEAAFFWEERNRWFSDVWTEVTGELQSLEEADDELRERSAAYPLEIPYRLICMYSAYGDTVLDPFWGTGTTTLAAMCAGRNSIGFELEDAFLEVFDDRIDDVPALSRSVGRTRLERHRAFVERRREDGHAFEYEADHYETPVMTDMERGIRLREARAIEDRDDGYLVEHDPLVFE; translated from the coding sequence ATGGAGACGACCCACCGCGTTTTCGCCGGTGATTCTCGCGATCTCTCGCGCGTGGCCGACGAGTCGGTCGAACTCGTCGTCACGTCGCCGCCGTATCCGATGATCGAGATGTGGGACGACCTCTTTACCGGGCTCGATCCCGCGATTGGCGACGCGCTGGACGACGGCGACGGTCAGGCCGCCTTTGACGGGATGCACGACCAACTCGAGGCCGTCTGGGACGAACTCGAGCGGGTACTCGTCGACGGCGGGATCGCCTGCATCAACGTGGGCGATGCGACCCGATCGGTCGACGGGAGCTTTCGGGTCTATCCGAACCACGCTCGCGTGCTCGCGGCGTTCGAGAAACGGGGATTCGATCCGTTGCCGGACGTGCTCTGGCGCAAACCGGCGAACAGCGCGGCCAAATTCATGGGCAGCGGGATGATCCCGCCGAACGCCTACGTGACGCTGGAACACGAGTACATCCTGGTTTTCCGAAAGGGAGACCAGCGCCGCGCGTTCGAGCCGGGAGCCGACCGGCGCTACGAGGCCGCGTTCTTTTGGGAGGAGCGCAACCGCTGGTTCTCGGACGTCTGGACCGAGGTTACGGGGGAGTTGCAGTCCCTCGAGGAGGCCGACGACGAACTCCGAGAGCGGTCGGCGGCTTACCCGCTGGAGATTCCCTACCGGCTGATCTGTATGTATTCCGCCTACGGCGATACCGTGCTCGACCCCTTCTGGGGCACCGGCACGACCACGCTCGCAGCGATGTGTGCCGGCCGAAACTCGATCGGGTTCGAACTCGAGGACGCTTTCCTCGAGGTGTTCGACGACCGGATCGACGACGTGCCGGCGCTGTCGCGGTCGGTCGGCCGCACGCGTCTCGAGCGTCACCGGGCGTTCGTCGAGCGTCGCCGCGAGGACGGTCACGCGTTCGAGTACGAGGCGGACCACTACGAAACGCCGGTTATGACTGATATGGAACGGGGTATTCGACTCCGAGAGGCGCGCGCTATCGAGGACCGCGACGACGGCTACCTGGTCGAGCACGATCCGCTCGTCTTCGAGTGA
- a CDS encoding NADPH-dependent FMN reductase, translating to MTDSDIHVAALCGSLREESHTRTALEVTLSAAERAGATTELLDLREYDLPIFDADRDREDAGDAEALAARVRDADTIILGSPMYHGSYASPLKTAIDYCGFDEFADKTVGLLAVSGGAFPVTALEHMRSVCRALNAWVIPHESAVPNASAALEDGEFVDPKLEKRVTTLGRRAVQYAAIEPDPDSFESDQNVGAQGK from the coding sequence ATGACCGACAGCGACATCCACGTGGCAGCGCTCTGTGGCAGTCTCCGCGAGGAGAGTCACACTCGGACCGCACTCGAGGTCACCCTCTCGGCCGCCGAACGGGCCGGCGCGACGACCGAGTTACTCGATCTCCGGGAGTACGACCTTCCGATCTTCGACGCTGACCGGGATCGCGAGGATGCAGGCGATGCCGAGGCGCTGGCGGCCCGGGTTCGCGACGCCGATACGATTATCCTCGGCTCGCCGATGTATCACGGATCGTACGCCTCGCCGCTGAAGACCGCGATCGACTACTGCGGGTTCGACGAGTTCGCGGACAAGACCGTCGGACTCCTCGCCGTCTCAGGTGGCGCGTTTCCCGTGACGGCCTTAGAGCACATGCGGTCGGTCTGCCGGGCGCTGAACGCGTGGGTGATCCCCCACGAGTCGGCGGTTCCGAACGCGAGTGCCGCCCTCGAGGACGGCGAGTTCGTCGACCCGAAACTCGAGAAGCGAGTGACGACGCTGGGTCGGCGGGCGGTGCAGTATGCGGCGATCGAGCCGGATCCCGACTCCTTCGAGAGCGATCAAAACGTGGGTGCACAGGGGAAGTGA
- a CDS encoding M48 family metallopeptidase, whose amino-acid sequence MSFRRNPTAIVIGGSLAWLGILVVYVLETLLLPFSGDYFGLLQWTLTHPLRVAIASGIPLLPVLYYWPVRDEIREFQAELGKAGAPASETHPELAAVARRLAQQGDVPEPAVYVADRRRPASYAVGGRSSGTVIVTTGLVNRLSAAEREAVLAHELSHLANGDSRIMNLVLVPMLVAEHVGSDDPPSRKLLVSQPLAYLARLVLWALLTVVTTGQRLCCQFGIAILSRGREFAADRGAAELTGALCDLASALETLSDDRSRPSEDKRTWAKSASALDILPREGAAASAGPFRTHPSTEQRIERLEQLVVERVRGAASRE is encoded by the coding sequence GTGTCGTTCCGCCGGAATCCGACGGCGATCGTCATCGGGGGCTCGCTCGCGTGGCTCGGAATCCTCGTCGTCTACGTGCTCGAGACGCTGCTCCTGCCGTTTTCCGGGGACTACTTCGGATTGTTGCAGTGGACGCTCACGCACCCCCTCCGCGTCGCCATCGCGAGCGGGATTCCACTGCTCCCGGTCCTCTACTACTGGCCGGTCCGGGACGAAATCCGAGAGTTCCAGGCGGAACTCGGCAAAGCGGGCGCGCCGGCGTCCGAAACCCATCCCGAACTGGCGGCGGTGGCCCGTCGGCTCGCCCAGCAGGGAGACGTCCCGGAGCCGGCGGTCTACGTCGCCGATCGCCGACGGCCGGCGTCCTACGCCGTCGGCGGCCGCTCGAGCGGGACCGTCATCGTCACCACGGGGCTCGTCAATCGGCTCTCGGCGGCGGAGCGGGAAGCGGTGCTCGCACACGAGCTCAGCCACCTCGCGAACGGCGACAGTCGCATCATGAATCTCGTACTCGTTCCGATGCTGGTCGCCGAACACGTGGGGTCGGACGATCCGCCGTCTCGAAAACTACTGGTCTCCCAGCCGCTCGCCTATCTGGCCCGGCTCGTCCTGTGGGCGCTCCTGACGGTCGTCACAACGGGACAGCGACTGTGCTGTCAGTTCGGGATCGCCATCCTCTCGCGCGGTCGGGAGTTCGCGGCCGACAGGGGGGCCGCGGAACTGACGGGCGCGCTGTGCGACCTCGCCAGCGCGCTCGAGACGCTCTCGGACGACCGCTCACGACCCAGCGAGGACAAGCGCACCTGGGCGAAGTCGGCGAGCGCGCTGGATATTCTTCCGCGCGAGGGGGCGGCCGCATCGGCGGGCCCGTTTCGGACCCATCCGAGCACCGAGCAGCGGATCGAGCGCCTCGAGCAGTTGGTCGTCGAGCGGGTGAGGGGTGCCGCCAGCCGCGAGTAG
- a CDS encoding response regulator, whose protein sequence is MASADETNETDLGEVVDILLVEPNHGDVRLFEENFEDGKIANAVHTVSDGEAALDFVHQRGDYGDVPQPDLILLEPQLPGKSGMEVLAELKDEPVLNEIPVVVLTSSKMGEDIVRTHGLEADEYIRKPVETDEFVEFVQSIEDFWFAIIKTDGDD, encoded by the coding sequence ATGGCTTCGGCAGACGAGACTAACGAAACTGATCTGGGGGAGGTGGTCGACATTTTATTGGTCGAGCCGAATCACGGCGACGTGCGGCTCTTCGAGGAGAACTTCGAGGATGGGAAAATCGCGAACGCCGTTCACACGGTCTCCGACGGCGAGGCGGCGCTCGATTTCGTTCATCAACGCGGCGACTACGGGGACGTCCCGCAGCCGGATCTCATCCTGCTCGAGCCCCAACTCCCCGGCAAGAGCGGGATGGAGGTCCTCGCGGAACTGAAGGATGAACCGGTACTGAACGAGATTCCCGTCGTCGTCCTCACGAGTTCGAAGATGGGCGAAGACATCGTGCGAACGCACGGCCTCGAGGCGGACGAGTACATCCGAAAACCGGTGGAAACCGACGAGTTCGTCGAGTTCGTCCAGTCAATCGAGGACTTCTGGTTCGCGATCATCAAAACCGACGGCGACGACTGA
- a CDS encoding DUF4352 domain-containing protein has protein sequence MNRRTILQATTTVPLALVAGCTSSSDTDDADGNGENDAESQGDVGMTIETGGVELTLADVELAIELETDDGERRESNEGEMWVLANVAVANRSEETQDLPRAENFKLVTGGEQYDSAVLSSLASPVSGEGYDAPTDARQDVSAGGWLAFSIPDTTESATLSWAGAGDSEADEDEEARDEASWDLALDPAELPDVGFLELNLPETVAIGDEIAAEVVLENAGGTEYTVETALEAERPGGSTDTESFEVTVPAEDTASAQHSFTPLMTGSFTVTLGEYSVSKSVEVTPLTTAFGETVAVDGLPQITISDPIVTDSFEADSYYGTETVQADGSFVFFEFEVQNTSRNRLSAPRSSDLDLSANGSVYDTASLDVGISASYVDPIEDGEYGTYGTIGAGETIAGVLRFDVPSSIAPADLELIGEWSNGYASAETSIHWSQ, from the coding sequence ATGAACAGACGAACGATCTTGCAGGCGACGACCACCGTTCCGCTGGCCCTCGTGGCCGGGTGCACCTCGAGTTCCGACACCGATGACGCGGACGGAAACGGGGAGAACGACGCGGAGTCACAGGGCGACGTCGGGATGACGATCGAAACCGGCGGTGTCGAACTGACGCTCGCCGACGTGGAACTCGCGATCGAACTCGAGACCGACGACGGCGAGCGTCGCGAGTCGAACGAGGGCGAAATGTGGGTGCTCGCGAACGTCGCAGTCGCGAACAGGAGCGAGGAAACGCAGGATCTCCCTCGCGCCGAGAATTTCAAACTCGTCACCGGAGGCGAACAGTATGACAGCGCCGTCCTCTCGAGTCTCGCGTCCCCCGTTTCGGGCGAGGGGTACGACGCTCCCACCGACGCTCGACAGGACGTCTCCGCGGGCGGATGGCTCGCGTTTTCGATCCCGGACACGACCGAGTCCGCGACGCTGTCGTGGGCGGGAGCCGGCGACTCCGAAGCCGATGAAGACGAGGAAGCCAGGGACGAAGCGTCGTGGGACCTCGCGCTGGACCCCGCGGAGCTGCCCGATGTCGGATTCCTCGAGTTGAACCTCCCGGAGACGGTCGCCATCGGTGACGAAATCGCGGCCGAAGTCGTCCTGGAGAACGCCGGTGGCACCGAATACACGGTCGAAACCGCCCTCGAAGCCGAACGTCCCGGCGGATCGACCGACACCGAGTCGTTCGAGGTCACCGTCCCCGCCGAAGACACCGCGAGCGCACAACATTCATTCACTCCGCTGATGACGGGATCGTTCACCGTCACCCTCGGAGAATACAGCGTCTCGAAGTCGGTGGAAGTGACTCCCCTGACGACCGCGTTCGGTGAGACGGTAGCCGTCGACGGGTTGCCACAGATCACGATCAGCGACCCCATCGTTACGGATTCGTTCGAGGCTGATTCGTACTACGGCACCGAGACCGTTCAGGCGGACGGGTCGTTCGTGTTTTTCGAATTCGAAGTGCAAAACACCAGTCGCAACCGGTTGTCGGCCCCTCGGTCGTCGGACCTGGATCTCTCCGCCAACGGATCGGTGTACGATACCGCGTCCCTCGACGTGGGTATCAGCGCGAGCTACGTCGATCCCATAGAGGACGGGGAGTACGGCACGTACGGGACCATCGGCGCAGGGGAAACGATAGCCGGCGTCCTCCGATTCGATGTCCCAAGTTCGATAGCCCCAGCCGATCTCGAGTTGATCGGCGAGTGGTCGAACGGATACGCGAGTGCGGAAACGAGCATTCACTGGAGCCAATAG
- a CDS encoding winged helix-turn-helix transcriptional regulator — protein sequence MPDKNPRNRDHPTRATEPPQNYPAPDGRTAWIELTAFQRDCLEAVTRLERTHIPAREPAIIDELERAYPSVTRTRLDPNLHVLVGHGLLEKRRLEAHRCEYPLTDDGRALLIQRAERLAVACEIGAPDSDAVDSSARGAGENG from the coding sequence ATGCCCGACAAAAATCCGCGAAACCGCGACCACCCCACTCGAGCGACCGAACCACCCCAAAACTACCCCGCGCCCGACGGCCGCACCGCGTGGATCGAACTCACCGCCTTCCAGCGCGACTGTCTCGAGGCCGTCACCCGCCTCGAGCGAACCCACATCCCCGCTCGCGAACCCGCGATCATCGACGAACTCGAGCGCGCCTACCCCAGCGTCACCCGCACCAGACTCGATCCGAACCTGCACGTGCTCGTGGGCCACGGCCTCCTCGAAAAGCGGCGACTCGAGGCACACCGGTGTGAGTACCCGCTCACCGACGACGGCCGCGCCCTCCTCATCCAGCGCGCCGAACGCCTCGCGGTCGCCTGCGAGATCGGCGCGCCCGATTCCGACGCGGTCGACTCGAGCGCTCGAGGGGCGGGTGAGAACGGATGA